From Hydractinia symbiolongicarpus strain clone_291-10 chromosome 12, HSymV2.1, whole genome shotgun sequence, one genomic window encodes:
- the LOC130621275 gene encoding uncharacterized protein LOC130621275: MLFNFLAPSKYELTYWKHRNNILSSPALKSKCLSIRDQLFVTLLRLRRGFNLSSLAHMYGVSDSYINYETVMFPERQVSKQFMPKVFKKFKNIRASIDCTEFFCEVPRDYGCQGNMYSSYKHHTTMKCLIAVNLNGAACFVSDLYEGSVDDVRIFKTCGLMNHVNPGDNFLVDKGFTVQDVLLSKQATIFIPPFLGKRDSLTKEEIMLTKRIAKARMHTVYVNNILYSKPTLFVFLICPFAKYMRKLVRF, from the exons ATGTTGTTTAACTTCCTTGCTCCTTCAAAGTATGAGTTGACTTACTGGAAACACAGAAATAATATACTTTCATCTCCAGCATTAAAATCAAAATGTTTAAGTATAAGAGATCAACTGTTTGTAACCTTGTTACGCCTGCGTCGAGGTTTTAATTTGTCATCCCTAGCACATATGTATGGTGTGAGTGATTCATACATTa ACTACGAAACAGTAATGTTTCCAGAAAGACAGGTTTCTAAGCAATTTATGCCCAAAgtctttaaaaagtttaaaaacatcaGAGCTTCAATTGACTGTACAGAGTTTTTTTGTGAAGTTCCTAGAGATTATGGTTGTCAAGGAAATATGTATTCATCATATAAACACCATACAACAATGAAATGTTTAATCGCAGTGAACCTGAATGGTGCAGCTTGTTTCGTATCTGATCTATATGAAGGAAGTGTTGATGATGTCCGTATTTTCAAAACTTGTGGTCTTATGAACCATGTCAACCCTGGTGATAACTTTTTAGTGGATAAGGGTTTTACAGTGCAAGATGTACTCCTGTCCAAGCAAGCTACGATTTTCATTCCACCATTTCTTGGCAAACGTGATTCATTAACGAAAGAAGAAATAATGCTGACCAAAAGGATTGCAAAAGCTCGTATGCAC ACTGTTTATGTAAATAATATTCTGTACTCAAAACCTACTTTATTTGTCTTCCTTATATGTCCCTTTGCTAAATACATGCGAAAATTAGTACGCTTCTGA
- the LOC130621276 gene encoding uncharacterized protein LOC130621276, translating to MASKGATKHCCWGKCNSDSRYADRLPTDVFFIRFTKPGNIKEVMTNWEKQREGERTDKCKRWVHACCRRDFSKLCQVKKDTYICSLHFVGGNGLTDDNPDPLIATLSEEQLKQKSSGKRKVPKSRTPILKKRAKLRYDSLETNEDREENFDNGDMEQVDEDDTIFTKNKYTQTIYEKTVLGSKIENIVLRNKFKIGETSLPSIVANPMSPDIILKDQDK from the coding sequence ATGGCGTCGAAAGGGGCAACAAAGCATTGCTGTTGGGGAAAATGCAATTCTGATTCTAGATATGCAGATCGATTGCCTACAGATGTGTTTTTTATACGTTTTACAAAGCCAGGAAATATTAAGGAAGTAATGACAAACTGGGAGAAGCAGCGAGAAGGTGAAAGAACGGATAAATGTAAACGATGGGTTCATGCTTGTTGTCGAAGAGATTTTTCAAAGTTGTGTCAAGTGAAGAAGGACACTTACATCTGTTCACTCCACTTTGTTGGGGGAAATGGACTTACTGATGACAATCCTGATCCTTTAATTGCAACTTTATCAGAAgagcaattaaaacaaaaatcttcTGGAAAGAGAAAAGTACCTAAGTCTAGAACCCCAATATTGAAAAAGAGGGCCAAGCTGCGATATGATAGCCTTGAAACCAACGAGGACAGAGAGGAAAACTTTGACAATGGTGATATGGAGCAAGTTGATGAGGATGATACAATATTTACGAAAAATAAATACACTCAAACCATTTACGAGAAGACCGTTCTTggatcaaaaattgaaaatattgtgTTGAGAAACAAATTCAAGATAGGGGAAACTTCATTACCATCAATCGTGGCAAATCCTATGTCACCagatattattttaaaagatcAGGACAAGTGA